A genomic segment from Anaeromyxobacter sp. encodes:
- a CDS encoding peptidase M17: protein MMRRVEVADLSLATLDALDVDALLLLVGPERPLPGLAGLVDWRLCGALTRALQGGLYAASPGEALLVPTGGRLPARRVVALGLPAQAGPAEFSAAARHACQVLHRAGSAAFATALPLLEGADQATLARLWLAAGDAAPGSRQVLLGDARALSAALAAARDAGGAAVELASFTARPGPVLR, encoded by the coding sequence CTGATGCGCCGGGTGGAGGTGGCCGACCTCTCGCTCGCCACGCTCGACGCCCTGGACGTCGACGCGCTGCTGCTGCTGGTCGGACCGGAGCGGCCGCTGCCCGGGCTGGCCGGGCTGGTGGACTGGCGCCTCTGCGGGGCCCTGACCCGGGCGCTGCAGGGCGGCCTCTACGCCGCCTCGCCGGGCGAGGCGCTGCTGGTGCCCACCGGCGGCCGCCTGCCGGCCCGCCGGGTGGTGGCGCTGGGGCTGCCGGCGCAGGCCGGTCCGGCCGAGTTCTCGGCGGCGGCCCGGCACGCCTGCCAGGTGCTGCACCGGGCCGGCAGCGCGGCCTTCGCCACGGCGCTGCCGCTCCTGGAGGGCGCCGACCAGGCCACCCTGGCCCGGCTCTGGCTGGCGGCCGGCGACGCGGCCCCGGGCAGCCGGCAGGTGCTGCTGGGCGACGCCCGGGCGCTCTCGGCCGCCCTGGCCGCCGCCCGCGACGCCGGCGGCGCGGCCGTCGAGCTGGCGTCCTTCACGGCGCGCCCCGGCCCGGTGCTACGATGA
- the nusB gene encoding transcription antitermination factor NusB has translation MIGRRTRARERALQALYQIDVAAAGIDEALATFWKSFEPTEREVQGLAEQLVRGVAADRREVDEVIEGVSTNWRLDRMAKVDRNVLRLAVWELVKGDAPVKVVINEAIELGKKYGSESTGAFVNGVLDKVAQGLPPARRGEA, from the coding sequence ATGATCGGCCGCCGTACCCGGGCCCGCGAGCGGGCCCTGCAGGCGCTCTACCAGATCGACGTGGCCGCGGCCGGCATCGACGAGGCGCTGGCCACCTTCTGGAAGAGCTTCGAGCCGACCGAGCGCGAGGTGCAGGGGCTGGCCGAGCAGCTGGTGCGCGGCGTGGCGGCCGACCGGCGCGAGGTGGACGAGGTCATCGAGGGGGTCTCCACCAACTGGCGGCTCGACCGCATGGCCAAGGTGGACCGCAACGTGCTGCGGCTGGCGGTGTGGGAGCTGGTCAAGGGCGACGCCCCGGTCAAGGTGGTCATCAACGAGGCCATCGAGCTCGGCAAGAAGTACGGCTCGGAGTCCACCGGCGCCTTCGTCAACGGCGTGCTCGACAAGGTGGCGCAGGGGCTGCCCCCGGCGCGCCGCGGCGAGGCGTGA
- a CDS encoding 6,7-dimethyl-8-ribityllumazine synthase, whose translation MKVHEGTLIATGLKVALVVSRFNSLITEQLLAGAVDTLRRHGAADADLEVFRCPGTFELPAVLKRVALSGRFDAVVALGAVIRGGTPHFDYVAGEATKGVAQVAMEASCAVSLGVLTCDTMEQALERAGVKAGNKGAEAAAAAIEQAQVLRLASAGPARRGAGRG comes from the coding sequence ATGAAGGTCCACGAGGGTACGCTGATCGCCACCGGCCTCAAGGTCGCGCTGGTGGTGTCCCGCTTCAACTCGCTCATCACCGAGCAGCTGCTGGCCGGGGCCGTCGACACCCTGCGCCGCCACGGCGCCGCCGACGCGGACCTGGAGGTCTTCCGCTGCCCCGGCACCTTCGAGCTGCCGGCGGTCCTGAAGCGGGTGGCGCTGAGCGGCCGCTTCGACGCGGTGGTGGCGCTGGGCGCCGTCATCCGCGGCGGCACCCCGCACTTCGACTACGTGGCCGGCGAGGCCACCAAGGGCGTGGCCCAGGTGGCCATGGAGGCCAGCTGCGCCGTCTCCCTGGGCGTCCTCACCTGCGACACCATGGAGCAGGCGCTGGAGCGGGCCGGGGTGAAGGCCGGCAACAAGGGGGCCGAGGCGGCCGCCGCGGCCATCGAGCAGGCCCAGGTGCTCCGGCTGGCCTCGGCCGGGCCGGCGCGCCGCGGCGCGGGGCGCGGATGA
- a CDS encoding bifunctional 3,4-dihydroxy-2-butanone-4-phosphate synthase/GTP cyclohydrolase II has translation MRAGRIVILVDDEDRENEGDLCMAAEKVTPAAVNFMAKHGRGLICLSLAEEKVARLRLPLMVDEGANTSSFGTAFTVSIEAKTGVTTGISAKDRAHTILTAVRDDCRPDDLARPGHVFPLRARRGGVLVRAGQTEGSVDLARLAGLKPAGVICEVMNDDGSMSRRPELEVLAAAHDLPIVSVADLIAYRMLKDALVHRAAEAPLPTAWGGFRAVAYENDVDKHQHVALVKGRWRRGEAVMVRVHSKCLTGDVFGSARCDCGPQLHAAMAQIEKAGKGVLLYLDQEGRGIGLANKLKAYNLQDQGFDTAEANVQLGFKPDLRDYGLGAQILRDLGVRKMRLLTNNPKKIVGLEGYGLQVVERLPIETAPTARNRAYLRTKRDKMGHLLTLEPARPARRATRPAARARHGRKP, from the coding sequence ATGCGCGCCGGCCGCATCGTCATCCTGGTGGACGACGAGGACCGCGAGAACGAGGGCGACCTCTGCATGGCGGCCGAGAAGGTCACGCCGGCGGCGGTCAACTTCATGGCCAAGCACGGCCGCGGCCTCATCTGCCTGTCGCTGGCCGAGGAGAAGGTGGCCAGGCTGCGCCTGCCGCTCATGGTGGACGAGGGGGCCAACACCAGCAGCTTCGGCACGGCCTTCACGGTCTCCATCGAGGCCAAGACCGGCGTCACCACCGGCATCAGCGCCAAGGATCGGGCCCACACCATCCTGACGGCGGTGCGCGACGACTGCCGCCCGGACGACCTGGCCCGGCCCGGCCACGTCTTCCCGCTCAGGGCCCGCCGCGGCGGGGTGCTGGTGCGGGCCGGCCAGACCGAGGGCTCGGTGGACCTGGCGCGGCTGGCGGGCCTCAAGCCGGCCGGGGTCATCTGCGAGGTCATGAACGACGACGGCAGCATGTCCCGCCGGCCCGAGCTGGAGGTGCTGGCCGCCGCCCACGACCTGCCCATCGTCTCGGTGGCCGACCTGATCGCCTACCGCATGCTGAAGGACGCGCTGGTGCACCGCGCCGCCGAGGCGCCGCTGCCCACCGCCTGGGGCGGCTTCCGCGCCGTGGCCTACGAGAACGACGTGGACAAGCACCAGCACGTGGCCCTGGTGAAGGGCCGCTGGCGGCGGGGCGAGGCCGTCATGGTGCGGGTCCACTCCAAGTGCCTGACCGGCGACGTCTTCGGCTCGGCCCGCTGCGACTGCGGCCCCCAGCTGCACGCCGCCATGGCGCAGATCGAGAAGGCCGGCAAGGGCGTGCTCCTCTACCTCGACCAGGAGGGGCGCGGCATCGGGCTGGCCAACAAGCTCAAGGCCTACAACCTGCAGGACCAGGGGTTCGACACCGCCGAGGCCAACGTCCAGCTGGGCTTCAAGCCCGACCTGCGAGACTACGGCCTGGGCGCCCAGATCCTGCGCGACCTGGGGGTCCGCAAGATGCGCCTCCTCACCAACAACCCGAAGAAGATCGTCGGGCTGGAGGGGTACGGCCTGCAGGTGGTGGAGCGCCTCCCCATCGAGACCGCCCCCACCGCGCGCAACCGGGCCTACCTGCGCACCAAGCGCGACAAGATGGGCCACCTCCTCACACTCGAGCCGGCCCGCCCGGCGCGCCGGGCCACCCGCCCGGCCGCCAGGGCGCGCCACGGAAGGAAGCCATGA
- a CDS encoding riboflavin synthase produces the protein MFTGLISDVGVVERLSPRSGGARLTLRPTSLPVDDLALGESVACSGACLTVVERGGGLVSFDAVPETLSRTTLGGWSSGTRVNLERALRLSDRLGGHLVAGHVDAVGELLARVAEGEGARLTFSLPAALGPLVAEKGSIAIDGVSLTVATAGRDRFEVALIPETLARTTLGLARPGTRVNLEADVVARHVARLREWAPLGAEALAGWGYGGGTA, from the coding sequence ATGTTCACCGGGCTCATCTCCGACGTCGGGGTGGTCGAGCGCCTCTCGCCGCGCTCCGGCGGCGCCCGCCTCACCCTGCGCCCCACCTCCCTGCCGGTCGACGACCTCGCCCTGGGTGAGAGCGTGGCCTGCTCCGGCGCCTGCCTCACGGTGGTGGAGCGCGGGGGCGGGCTGGTCTCCTTCGACGCCGTGCCCGAGACCCTGTCGCGCACCACCCTGGGCGGCTGGAGCAGCGGCACCCGCGTCAACCTGGAGCGGGCGCTGCGCCTGTCCGACCGGCTGGGCGGCCACCTGGTGGCCGGCCACGTCGACGCGGTGGGCGAGCTGCTGGCGCGGGTGGCGGAGGGGGAGGGGGCGCGCCTCACCTTCTCCCTGCCGGCCGCGCTCGGGCCGCTGGTGGCCGAGAAGGGCTCCATCGCCATCGACGGCGTCTCGCTGACGGTGGCCACGGCCGGGCGCGACCGCTTCGAGGTGGCGCTCATCCCGGAGACCCTGGCCCGCACCACCCTGGGCCTGGCGCGCCCAGGCACCCGGGTCAACCTGGAGGCCGACGTGGTGGCGCGCCACGTGGCGCGGCTGCGCGAGTGGGCGCCCCTGGGCGCCGAGGCGCTGGCGGGCTGGGGCTACGGCGGAGGTACGGCGTGA
- the ribD gene encoding bifunctional diaminohydroxyphosphoribosylaminopyrimidine deaminase/5-amino-6-(5-phosphoribosylamino)uracil reductase RibD: protein MRLALAEAARGQGRTSPNPAVGAVLVKGGRVVGRGHHARAGGPHAEIVALRAAGARARGADLYTTLEPCDHHGRTPPCSEAVLAAGVSRVFVGSADPNPLVNGRGVRRLEAGGVVVASGILEAECDALNAPWFTYITAGRPHVTLKVAATLDGRLATRAGDSRWVSGPEARAWVHRLRDQVDAVLVGRATAALDDPRLTTRLPGGGGRDPLRVVLDTRLSLPPALRLFRQRSAAATLVAHAAGAAALARARREKPRAELLACRRGAGGVDLRDLLTRLAARGVTHLLVEGGGAVAGAFLAAGLVDRLALFLAPVVLGDGRGWGPAAAPARMSDALRLAQVSVERLGQDLLVQGKPVLARPRGRV from the coding sequence ATGCGGCTGGCCCTCGCCGAGGCGGCCCGCGGCCAGGGGCGCACCAGCCCCAACCCGGCGGTGGGGGCGGTGCTGGTCAAGGGCGGCCGGGTGGTGGGCCGCGGCCACCACGCCCGCGCCGGCGGGCCGCACGCCGAGATCGTGGCGCTGCGCGCCGCCGGGGCCCGCGCCCGCGGCGCCGACCTGTACACCACGCTGGAGCCCTGCGATCACCACGGCCGGACCCCGCCCTGCAGCGAGGCGGTGCTGGCGGCCGGCGTGTCCCGGGTCTTCGTGGGCTCGGCCGACCCCAACCCGCTGGTGAACGGCCGCGGGGTGCGCCGCCTCGAGGCCGGGGGCGTGGTGGTGGCCAGCGGCATCCTCGAGGCCGAGTGCGACGCCCTCAACGCCCCCTGGTTCACCTACATCACGGCGGGCCGCCCGCACGTCACGCTCAAGGTGGCCGCCACCCTGGACGGCCGGCTGGCCACCCGCGCCGGCGACTCGCGTTGGGTGAGCGGCCCGGAGGCGCGCGCCTGGGTGCACCGGCTGCGCGACCAGGTGGACGCGGTGCTGGTGGGCCGCGCCACCGCGGCGCTGGACGACCCGCGCCTCACCACCCGCCTGCCCGGCGGCGGCGGCCGGGACCCGCTGCGGGTGGTCCTCGACACCCGCCTCTCGCTCCCGCCGGCCCTCAGGCTGTTCCGGCAGCGCTCGGCGGCCGCCACCCTGGTGGCCCACGCCGCCGGGGCCGCCGCCCTGGCCAGGGCCAGGCGGGAGAAGCCCCGGGCCGAGCTGCTGGCCTGCCGCCGGGGCGCCGGCGGGGTGGACCTCCGCGACCTGCTCACCAGGCTGGCGGCCCGCGGCGTGACCCACCTGCTGGTGGAGGGGGGCGGGGCGGTGGCCGGCGCCTTCCTGGCGGCCGGGCTGGTGGACCGCCTGGCGCTCTTCCTGGCGCCGGTGGTGCTGGGCGACGGGCGCGGCTGGGGCCCGGCGGCGGCGCCGGCCCGCATGTCCGACGCCCTGCGGCTGGCGCAGGTCTCGGTGGAGCGGCTCGGCCAGGACCTGCTGGTGCAGGGCAAGCCCGTGCTGGCGCGCCCCCGCGGACGGGTCTAG
- the nrdR gene encoding transcriptional repressor NrdR has product MRCPYCGHLEDKVVDSREAGEGQATRRRRECLGCSRRFTTYERIEEILPAVVKKDGRREPFDRKKILEGLTRACQKRPVSAAQIESLISAVERQVQELGEKEVPSRVVGEAVMARLRALDPVAFVRFASVYRSFEDVGDFMSELEGLAGGKGGA; this is encoded by the coding sequence ATGCGCTGCCCCTACTGCGGCCACCTGGAGGACAAGGTCGTCGACTCCCGCGAGGCGGGAGAGGGCCAGGCCACGCGCCGTCGCCGCGAGTGCCTGGGCTGCAGCCGCCGCTTCACCACCTACGAGCGGATCGAGGAGATCCTCCCGGCGGTGGTGAAGAAGGACGGGCGCCGCGAGCCGTTCGACCGGAAGAAGATCCTGGAGGGGCTGACGCGCGCCTGCCAGAAGCGGCCGGTGTCGGCGGCGCAGATCGAGTCGCTCATCTCGGCGGTGGAGCGGCAGGTGCAGGAGCTGGGCGAGAAGGAGGTGCCCAGCCGGGTGGTGGGCGAGGCCGTCATGGCGCGCCTCCGCGCGCTCGACCCGGTGGCCTTCGTGCGCTTCGCCTCGGTCTACCGGTCCTTCGAGGACGTGGGCGACTTCATGAGCGAGCTCGAGGGGCTGGCCGGCGGGAAGGGCGGCGCGTGA
- a CDS encoding serine hydroxymethyltransferase produces MMPTAHLSEADPDVARLIREETRRQAEGLELIASENFVSPAVLEAAGSPLTNKYAEGYPGKRYYGGCEVVDQVEQLAIDRVNRVFGSTYANVQPHSGSQANMAAYFALGTPGDTVVAMSLNFGGHLTHGSPVNFSGKLFKIVPYGLNQADERIDMAEVARLAREHRPKILVVGASAYPRTLAFDLFAEIAREVGASLMVDMAHIAGLVAAGLHPNPVPVAQVVTSTTHKTLRGPRGGLILCRDADLAKKLNSQIFPGIQGGPLEHVIAAKAVAFGEALRPEFKVYQQAILDNAQVLAEGLLEAGLRLVSGGTDNHLMLVDLRPKGLTGKVAEEALGKAGITVNKNMIPWDPEKPFVTSGVRVGTPALTSRGFGTAEMAMVAALIGRVLDAPADEGSLARVRAEVKALCASFPMYADRQ; encoded by the coding sequence ATGATGCCCACCGCGCACCTCTCCGAGGCCGACCCCGACGTCGCCCGCCTCATCCGCGAGGAGACCCGCCGCCAGGCCGAGGGGCTCGAGCTCATCGCCAGCGAGAACTTCGTCTCCCCGGCCGTGCTGGAGGCGGCCGGCTCGCCGCTCACCAACAAGTACGCCGAGGGCTACCCGGGCAAGCGGTACTACGGCGGCTGCGAGGTGGTGGACCAGGTGGAGCAGCTGGCCATCGACCGGGTCAACCGGGTCTTCGGCTCCACCTACGCCAACGTGCAGCCGCACTCCGGCTCGCAGGCCAACATGGCGGCCTACTTCGCCCTGGGCACCCCGGGCGACACCGTGGTGGCCATGAGCCTCAACTTCGGCGGCCACCTGACCCACGGGTCGCCGGTCAACTTCTCCGGCAAGCTCTTCAAGATCGTCCCCTACGGGCTGAACCAGGCGGACGAGCGGATCGACATGGCCGAGGTGGCCCGCCTGGCGCGGGAGCACCGGCCCAAGATCCTGGTGGTGGGGGCCAGCGCCTACCCGCGCACCCTGGCGTTCGACCTGTTCGCCGAGATCGCCCGCGAGGTCGGGGCGTCGCTGATGGTCGACATGGCCCACATCGCCGGCCTGGTGGCGGCCGGCCTGCACCCCAACCCGGTGCCGGTGGCCCAGGTGGTGACCAGCACCACCCACAAGACGCTGCGCGGCCCGCGCGGCGGCCTCATCCTCTGCCGCGACGCCGACCTGGCCAAGAAGCTCAACAGCCAGATCTTCCCCGGCATCCAGGGCGGGCCGCTCGAGCACGTCATCGCCGCCAAGGCGGTGGCCTTCGGCGAGGCGCTGCGCCCCGAGTTCAAGGTCTACCAGCAGGCCATCCTCGACAACGCCCAGGTGCTGGCCGAGGGGCTGCTCGAGGCCGGGCTGCGCCTGGTCTCCGGCGGCACCGACAACCACCTGATGCTGGTGGACCTGCGCCCCAAGGGGCTCACCGGCAAGGTGGCCGAGGAGGCGCTCGGCAAGGCCGGCATCACCGTCAACAAGAACATGATCCCGTGGGACCCCGAGAAGCCCTTCGTCACCTCCGGGGTCCGCGTCGGCACGCCGGCGCTGACCAGCCGCGGCTTCGGCACGGCCGAGATGGCGATGGTGGCGGCGCTCATCGGGCGCGTCCTCGACGCCCCGGCCGACGAGGGCTCGCTGGCCCGGGTGCGCGCCGAGGTCAAGGCGCTGTGCGCCAGCTTCCCCATGTACGCCGACCGGCAGTGA
- a CDS encoding PAS domain S-box protein — protein MSASAHARRPPDASNGPAPSRGPDVASRSVLVVGAAVLAYVVAQAGLAYHLAAAAPDGAVPALGWYLGGAALGLVLLAGVAWREARRLALRLRRSQLELHESEERFRLAFKTSPEPLTLTRLDTGVLVACNDGFLKLHGLEESQVVGRRTVDLGLWVDPAEREAVRQAVERGEVVSARDVRVRGAAGDVRILAFSASAQVSGGVRHMLALGRDVTEERAAAARHEALSTALRQSEARYRSVVRSVPLVQWAIGTDDRFTLSEGRGLAGLGLAPGQVVGRTVQEVYAAHPGVLADYQRAKAGETFMALNDFGSVAFESHWAPLRDEAGRIIGVTGIALDVTARRKAEAQLLQAQKMDAVGRLASGIAHDFNNLLVVILGGCDYLQTQPGLPAGVTAMAGDMAEAGQRAATLVRQLLAFGRKGRAEPRPCTLNAVVAGFERLLRRTISENIAVEVRLVEAPFTVRIDTQQLEQVLLNLAVNARDAMPGGGTLRISTSNQDDPAGGGRWACLTVADTGTGMEPEVRAHLFEPFFTTKGTRGTGLGLATVFGIVQQAGGRLEVESAPGRGSTFHALFQAVDVAADDLVPEAPAAEVRGAGQLVLVVEDEPGVRRSTVRMLGECGFQTLEAEGAEEALQLAQAPGVALVITDVVMPGMPGTALASCLAELRPGLPVLFATGYMDRHLHEVPPQALVLEKPFTREALGRMVMAALRSPD, from the coding sequence GTGTCTGCCAGCGCACACGCCAGGCGACCACCGGATGCGTCGAACGGCCCCGCGCCGTCGAGGGGGCCCGACGTCGCCAGCCGCTCGGTCCTGGTGGTCGGCGCGGCGGTCCTGGCGTACGTGGTGGCCCAGGCCGGCCTGGCCTATCACCTCGCCGCGGCGGCGCCCGACGGGGCCGTGCCGGCGCTCGGCTGGTACCTGGGGGGCGCCGCGCTCGGGCTGGTGCTCCTCGCCGGCGTGGCCTGGAGGGAGGCGCGCCGCCTGGCCCTGCGGCTCCGGAGGAGCCAGCTGGAGCTCCACGAGAGCGAGGAGCGGTTCCGGCTGGCCTTCAAGACCAGCCCGGAGCCACTCACGCTGACCCGGCTCGACACCGGGGTGCTGGTGGCCTGCAACGACGGCTTCCTGAAGCTGCACGGGCTCGAGGAGTCCCAGGTCGTCGGCCGGCGCACGGTGGACCTGGGGCTCTGGGTCGACCCCGCGGAGCGCGAGGCCGTCCGGCAGGCGGTCGAGCGCGGCGAGGTGGTCTCGGCCCGCGACGTCCGGGTGCGGGGCGCGGCCGGCGACGTCCGCATCCTGGCCTTCTCGGCCAGCGCCCAGGTCAGCGGCGGCGTCCGTCACATGCTGGCGCTCGGCCGGGACGTCACCGAGGAGCGCGCCGCCGCGGCCCGGCACGAGGCGCTCTCGACGGCGCTGCGACAGAGCGAGGCGCGGTACCGTTCGGTGGTCCGCAGCGTGCCGCTGGTGCAGTGGGCCATCGGCACGGACGATCGCTTCACGCTCTCGGAGGGGCGCGGCCTGGCGGGGCTGGGGCTCGCCCCGGGCCAGGTGGTCGGCCGCACGGTCCAGGAGGTCTACGCCGCCCACCCGGGCGTGCTGGCCGACTACCAGCGCGCCAAGGCCGGCGAGACCTTCATGGCGCTCAACGACTTCGGCTCGGTGGCGTTCGAGAGCCACTGGGCGCCACTCCGCGACGAGGCCGGCCGGATCATCGGCGTGACCGGCATCGCGCTCGACGTGACCGCCCGGCGAAAGGCCGAGGCGCAGCTGCTCCAGGCGCAGAAGATGGACGCGGTGGGGCGCCTGGCCAGCGGCATCGCCCACGACTTCAACAACCTGCTGGTGGTCATCCTGGGCGGCTGCGACTACCTGCAGACGCAGCCGGGCCTGCCGGCGGGCGTGACGGCCATGGCCGGGGACATGGCCGAGGCCGGCCAGCGGGCCGCCACGCTGGTCCGGCAGCTCCTGGCCTTCGGCCGCAAGGGGCGCGCCGAGCCGCGCCCGTGCACCCTGAACGCGGTGGTGGCGGGCTTCGAGCGGCTCCTGCGCCGCACCATCTCCGAGAACATCGCGGTCGAGGTCCGGCTGGTCGAGGCGCCCTTCACGGTGCGGATCGACACCCAGCAGCTGGAGCAGGTGCTGCTCAACCTGGCCGTCAACGCCCGCGACGCCATGCCCGGCGGCGGGACGCTCCGCATCTCCACCTCCAACCAGGACGACCCCGCGGGCGGTGGCCGCTGGGCCTGCCTGACGGTGGCCGACACCGGGACCGGCATGGAGCCCGAGGTGCGGGCGCACCTCTTCGAACCGTTCTTCACCACCAAGGGGACGCGCGGGACCGGCCTGGGGCTGGCCACGGTCTTCGGCATCGTGCAGCAGGCCGGCGGGCGCCTCGAGGTGGAGTCGGCGCCGGGGCGCGGCTCGACCTTCCACGCCCTCTTCCAGGCCGTGGACGTGGCCGCCGACGACCTCGTGCCGGAGGCCCCGGCGGCCGAGGTGCGCGGCGCCGGGCAGCTCGTGCTGGTGGTCGAGGACGAGCCCGGCGTCCGCCGCAGCACCGTCCGGATGCTCGGCGAGTGCGGCTTCCAGACCCTGGAGGCCGAGGGGGCGGAGGAGGCCCTGCAGCTGGCCCAGGCGCCCGGGGTGGCCCTGGTGATCACCGACGTGGTGATGCCCGGTATGCCGGGCACGGCGCTGGCCAGCTGCCTCGCGGAGCTGCGCCCCGGGCTGCCCGTCCTGTTCGCCACCGGGTACATGGACCGTCACCTCCACGAGGTGCCGCCGCAGGCGCTGGTGCTCGAGAAGCCCTTCACCCGCGAGGCCCTCGGCCGCATGGTGATGGCGGCCCTCCGGAGCCCGGACTGA
- the rpiB gene encoding ribose 5-phosphate isomerase B, translating to MADRVVAASDHAGLTLRAEAVKAAKGAGCEVEDLGPHAADSVDYPDYARLVAEAVAGGRARLGILVCGTGIGMSIAANKVAGVRAALCRTEYEARMARAHNDANVLCLGERVTGGGLGAAIVLAFLATPFEGGRHARRVDLLGALDRR from the coding sequence ATGGCGGATCGAGTGGTGGCTGCCTCGGACCACGCGGGGCTCACCCTGCGGGCCGAGGCCGTCAAGGCGGCGAAGGGCGCGGGCTGCGAGGTGGAGGACCTGGGACCCCACGCGGCCGACAGCGTGGACTACCCGGACTACGCCCGCCTGGTGGCCGAGGCGGTGGCCGGTGGCCGGGCGCGGCTGGGCATCCTGGTGTGCGGCACCGGCATCGGCATGTCGATCGCCGCCAACAAGGTGGCCGGGGTGCGCGCCGCGCTCTGCCGCACCGAATACGAGGCCCGCATGGCGCGCGCCCACAACGACGCCAACGTGCTCTGCCTGGGCGAGCGGGTCACCGGCGGCGGGCTGGGGGCCGCCATCGTGCTGGCCTTCCTGGCCACGCCCTTCGAGGGCGGCCGGCACGCCCGCCGCGTCGACCTGCTCGGCGCGCTCGACCGCCGCTGA
- the fabF gene encoding beta-ketoacyl-ACP synthase II, with protein MSRRRVVVTGIGLISPVGVGAEASWKALLAGQSGVGPITQFDCSTFPTRIAGEVKGFEPGEFMDKKEARRNDRFIQFGMAAAEMAMRDSGLDMAKEDADRVGCIVGAGIGGLGTIEETAKIYAEKGVRKISPFFIPSLIINLAPGQISLRYGMKGPNFSPVSACATGNHSIGDALMYIERDMADVMVTGGCESTITALGIGGFCAARAMSERNDAPEKASRPYDKDRDGFVAGEGAGILILEEYEHARKRGARIYCELAGYGATADAYHVTSPAPEGEGGQRAMRMALKDAGLAPESVGYVNTHGTSTPQGDVAECQAINKVFGAHAQAPGGLVVSSTKSMTGHLLGAAGGAEAVIAILALAHGVVPPTINVESQDPACQLDVVPNVARQKKLDVVMSNSFGFGGTNAVLVFKRV; from the coding sequence ATGAGCAGGCGCCGTGTCGTGGTCACCGGGATCGGCCTCATCTCCCCCGTCGGTGTCGGGGCGGAGGCCTCGTGGAAGGCGCTGCTGGCCGGCCAGAGCGGGGTCGGGCCCATCACCCAGTTCGACTGCTCCACCTTCCCCACCCGCATCGCGGGGGAGGTCAAGGGCTTCGAGCCGGGCGAGTTCATGGACAAGAAGGAGGCCCGCCGCAACGACCGCTTCATCCAGTTCGGGATGGCGGCGGCCGAGATGGCCATGCGCGACTCCGGCCTGGACATGGCCAAGGAGGACGCCGACCGGGTGGGCTGCATCGTCGGCGCCGGCATCGGCGGCCTCGGCACCATCGAGGAGACCGCCAAGATCTACGCCGAGAAGGGCGTCCGCAAGATCAGCCCGTTCTTCATCCCCAGCCTGATCATCAACCTGGCCCCGGGCCAGATCAGCCTGCGCTACGGGATGAAGGGGCCCAACTTCTCCCCGGTGTCGGCCTGCGCCACAGGCAACCACTCCATCGGCGACGCCCTCATGTACATCGAGCGCGACATGGCCGACGTGATGGTCACCGGCGGCTGCGAGTCCACCATCACGGCGCTCGGCATCGGCGGCTTCTGCGCGGCGCGCGCCATGTCGGAGCGGAACGACGCCCCGGAGAAGGCCAGCCGGCCCTACGACAAGGACCGCGACGGGTTCGTGGCCGGCGAGGGCGCCGGCATCCTCATCCTGGAGGAGTACGAGCACGCCCGGAAGCGCGGCGCGCGAATCTACTGCGAGCTGGCCGGCTACGGCGCCACCGCCGACGCCTACCACGTCACCTCGCCGGCGCCCGAGGGCGAGGGCGGGCAGCGGGCCATGCGGATGGCGCTCAAGGACGCCGGGCTGGCCCCGGAGTCGGTGGGCTACGTCAACACCCACGGCACCTCCACGCCGCAGGGCGACGTGGCCGAGTGCCAGGCCATCAACAAGGTCTTCGGCGCCCACGCCCAGGCCCCGGGCGGCCTGGTGGTCTCCTCCACCAAGTCGATGACCGGCCACCTGCTGGGGGCCGCCGGCGGCGCCGAGGCGGTCATCGCCATCCTGGCCCTGGCTCACGGCGTGGTGCCGCCCACCATCAACGTGGAGTCGCAGGACCCGGCCTGCCAGCTCGACGTGGTGCCCAACGTGGCCCGCCAGAAGAAGCTGGACGTGGTCATGTCGAACAGCTTCGGCTTCGGCGGCACCAACGCGGTGCTGGTCTTCAAGCGGGTCTGA
- the acpP gene encoding acyl carrier protein, producing the protein MSASIEQKVKAIIMENLGNSEDEIKNTSRFIEDLGADSLDIVELVMQMEEEFEVEIPDDEAENIKTVQNAIDFIAARKK; encoded by the coding sequence ATGTCGGCATCGATCGAGCAGAAGGTGAAGGCCATCATCATGGAGAACCTGGGGAACAGCGAGGACGAGATCAAGAACACCTCCCGGTTCATCGAGGACCTGGGCGCCGACTCGCTCGACATCGTCGAGCTGGTCATGCAGATGGAGGAGGAGTTCGAGGTCGAGATCCCGGACGACGAGGCCGAGAACATCAAGACCGTCCAGAACGCCATCGACTTCATCGCCGCCCGCAAGAAGTAG